The Verrucomicrobium spinosum DSM 4136 = JCM 18804 genome includes a region encoding these proteins:
- a CDS encoding helix-turn-helix domain-containing protein, translating into MPIARRTKKPCKTVRQIREAAGKSQSEFAEDVDVSVAYVQAIEQGARPASREFAIKVMGRYGAWWECVADNWEQAIDLSGRPYTSRSYADFCEDVPENLSDHDVEVLVAPVRKLVKGAAMVGKTRLVALWLHLVLVDGFKSLRNVEFYGCRSTTTKLTYGRLREDKGLAAALNFTDAPSVQDDVIAMEIHTPGDSVFGREYPDLRDLSSLVEKYGSPNL; encoded by the coding sequence GGCAGATCCGCGAAGCTGCTGGCAAATCGCAGAGTGAATTCGCCGAGGACGTTGATGTGTCGGTCGCCTATGTTCAGGCGATCGAACAGGGCGCGAGACCTGCAAGTCGCGAATTCGCAATCAAGGTGATGGGACGATATGGTGCCTGGTGGGAGTGCGTGGCGGACAATTGGGAGCAGGCAATTGACCTCTCAGGGAGGCCCTATACTTCCCGGTCTTATGCAGACTTTTGTGAAGATGTTCCCGAAAACCTTTCAGATCACGATGTCGAGGTCCTGGTGGCCCCGGTTCGCAAGCTGGTTAAGGGAGCCGCAATGGTAGGTAAAACTCGTCTGGTTGCGTTGTGGCTACACCTCGTGCTTGTAGATGGCTTCAAGTCCCTGCGTAACGTTGAATTTTATGGCTGTAGATCGACAACCACTAAGCTGACCTATGGAAGGTTGCGCGAGGATAAAGGGCTTGCTGCTGCTCTAAATTTTACTGACGCCCCATCGGTGCAGGATGACGTAATCGCTATGGAGATTCACACTCCTGGGGATTCCGTCTTTGGAAGGGAGTATCCGGATTTGCGAGACCTTTCGTCACTAGTTGAGAAGTACGGGTCCCCTAATCTCTAA
- a CDS encoding glutathione S-transferase family protein — translation MSLFLYDLPHSPYCLPVKRILDAAGVAYEVIDVPNWDRTKVIELTQGAYYQVPALKHGDRVVYETGADTQDVARYLDVTFAGGTLFPAAYAGLHDILIDYLDNEVEGATFRATDVFYVPSITDFVARTMLIRHKERKFGRGCVDQWHQQIDQLRAGAATHFARFDAMVQQKPFLLGNQPVYADFLLYGIIGNYTWKGWNSLPTDLTALGAWRARMSGFKF, via the coding sequence ATGTCTCTCTTCCTCTACGACCTTCCCCACAGTCCGTACTGCCTGCCGGTCAAACGCATCCTGGATGCCGCTGGCGTGGCGTATGAGGTCATCGACGTTCCCAACTGGGATCGCACCAAGGTGATTGAGCTCACCCAGGGGGCCTACTATCAGGTGCCAGCCTTGAAGCATGGGGATCGCGTCGTCTATGAAACCGGGGCAGACACCCAGGATGTCGCCCGGTATCTCGATGTCACCTTTGCTGGCGGCACGCTTTTCCCCGCCGCGTACGCAGGGCTTCACGACATCCTCATCGACTACCTCGACAACGAAGTGGAAGGAGCCACCTTCCGCGCCACCGACGTCTTCTATGTCCCCTCCATCACAGACTTCGTCGCCCGCACGATGTTGATCCGCCACAAGGAGCGGAAGTTCGGCCGGGGTTGCGTGGACCAGTGGCACCAACAGATCGACCAGTTACGGGCCGGCGCCGCCACGCACTTTGCGCGGTTCGACGCCATGGTGCAGCAGAAGCCCTTCCTCCTCGGCAACCAACCGGTTTACGCCGACTTCCTGCTCTACGGGATCATCGGCAACTACACCTGGAAGGGCTGGAATTCCCTTCCCACGGACCTCACCGCCCTGGGAGCATGGCGCGCCCGCATGAGCGGGTTCAAGTTCTGA